A region from the Parabacteroides sp. FAFU027 genome encodes:
- a CDS encoding radical SAM protein produces the protein MGPIYKLLKYSKIIKSHRVKSFGIYLLYLLRRRYLAIFFDPVLNCNLRCQMCYFSDSEKRKKMQGIFPKDNLIKLSDALFHRALKLQIGCGAEPSLYKHNQEIILLAKEKGIPFISMTSNGNLLDKKTVKTFIESGLNELTLSLHGVKKETYEHLMTNASYDRFLSILEAVRELKEDYPNFQLRINYTINNSNIDELALFFDKFGHIPINVIQLRPIQKMGETAYADFSIEGIIQKYDQTIGKVINECHKRNITCIAPTLQLLQKDNNNDSMLVESTYCYISPNYIWRNDFDYLNETFEQYSSRTQMNKLLWNEIFRKKSDYISNKRNLNYTVN, from the coding sequence ATGGGTCCCATTTACAAGTTACTAAAATACAGCAAGATAATAAAAAGCCATAGAGTTAAGAGTTTCGGTATATACTTGTTATACCTTTTACGGAGACGCTATCTGGCAATTTTTTTTGATCCGGTATTAAATTGCAACTTACGTTGTCAAATGTGTTACTTTAGTGATAGTGAGAAAAGAAAAAAAATGCAGGGCATCTTTCCCAAAGATAATCTAATAAAATTGTCTGATGCACTGTTTCATCGTGCATTAAAGCTCCAGATTGGATGTGGTGCAGAACCATCGCTCTACAAACACAACCAGGAAATTATACTTCTCGCCAAAGAAAAAGGCATTCCGTTTATATCGATGACTTCGAATGGCAACTTACTGGATAAGAAAACCGTTAAGACATTTATTGAATCAGGCCTGAATGAATTAACACTTTCATTACACGGTGTAAAAAAAGAAACCTATGAGCACCTTATGACAAATGCCTCTTATGACAGATTTCTATCCATACTAGAAGCTGTCAGAGAGTTAAAAGAAGATTACCCTAACTTCCAATTGCGCATCAATTATACTATTAACAATTCCAATATCGATGAATTAGCCCTTTTCTTTGACAAGTTTGGCCACATTCCAATTAATGTTATTCAACTGAGACCTATACAGAAAATGGGAGAAACAGCCTATGCCGATTTTTCCATAGAGGGTATTATTCAGAAATACGATCAGACTATTGGAAAAGTAATCAATGAGTGCCATAAACGCAATATCACATGTATTGCCCCGACTTTACAGTTATTACAAAAGGACAATAATAATGACAGCATGTTGGTAGAATCTACCTACTGCTATATTTCGCCAAACTATATCTGGAGAAATGATTTTGATTATCTAAATGAAACCTTCGAACAATATTCATCTCGAACTCAAATGAACAAATTGCTTTGGAATGAGATTTTCCGCAAGAAATCGGATTACATTTCAAACAAAAGGAATCTGAACTATACTGTAAACTGA